The following proteins are co-located in the Syngnathus scovelli strain Florida chromosome 21, RoL_Ssco_1.2, whole genome shotgun sequence genome:
- the brsk1a gene encoding serine/threonine-protein kinase BRSK2 isoform X1, translating to MSKELSLSQSAQYVGPYRLEKTLGKGQTGLVKLGIHCITGQKVAIKIVNREKLSESVLMKVEREIAILKLIEHPHVLKLHDVYENNKYLYLVLEHVSGGELFDYLVKKGRLTPKEARKFFRQIISALDFCHSHSICHRDLKPENLLLDEKNNIRIADFGMASLQVGDSLLETSCGSPHYACPEVIRGEKYDGRRADVWSCGVILFALLVGALPFDHDNLRQLLEKVKSGVFHMPHFIPPDCQSLLKGMIEVNPEKRLTLETIQKHAWYLGGRNEPCPEQPPPRRVCVRRILSLTELDPDVLDSMHSLGCFRDRVKLTRDLQCEEENQEKMIYYLLLDRKERYPSYEDEDLPQRNDADPPRKRVDSPMLTRHGRCRPERKSLEVLSVTEQGSPTPPRRALDAAHSQRSRSVSGASTGLSSSPLSSPRSYQSPIFTFSQSDVTSAAATPQTKEPKQGSATTPRPARARDKPKAPPHLKNQTLPSKGPAERLHLQPIKSLPLHNPSSRSPSPSPLLSPVSRFLFPSSSVLKSVTKSLYPNSAHSVPQVTPQGSPLPTPLGTPVHHPHHPSSTPPSSSSSSSSSRAEGGGGVGSLSLTPPSSPGGGSGIAASSSAHWRTRLNSFKNNLLGSPRFHRRKLQVPTSEDMSSLTPESSPELAKKSWFGNFIGLEKEEQIFVVIRDKPLSSVKADIVHAFLSMPSLSHSVISQTSFRAEYKSSGGPSVFQKPVKFQVDIAFSEGERERDRERSERDGRRETGIYSVTFTLISGPSRRFRRVVETIQAQLLSSHDQPLVQALSDPFPDEKNGRPHRTPTRQNSRRSEGGGDRCEWGDRADGAGIGGSGGVLQRRGSAKERTRLLSTNGTQSQP from the exons ATGAGTAAGGAACTGTCTTTGAGTCAGTCCGCTCAATATGTCGGACCCTATCGGCTGGAAAAAACACTGGGCAAGGGACAGACGG GTCTGGTCAAGCTCGGCATCCACTGCATCACCGGTCAGAAGGTGGCCATCAAAATCGTCAACAGGGAGAAGCTGTCCGAGTCGGTTTTAATGAAG GTTGAGAGGGAGATCGCCATCCTGAAACTGATCGAGCATCCGCATGTGTTGAAACTGCACGATGTATACGAGAATAACAAGTACTT ATACCTGGTCCTGGAACACGTGTCAGGAGGAGAGCTCTTTGACTACCTGGTGAAGAAAGGCCGTCTGACTCCCAAAGAAGCCAGGAAGTTCTTCAGGCAGATCATTTCTGCTTTGGATTTCTGCCACAGTCACTCCATCTG CCATAGAGACCTAAAGCCTGAGAACCTGCTGCTGGATGAGAAGAACAACATCCGCATCGCTGACTTTGGTATGGCTTCACTCCAGGTTGGAGACAGTCTGTTGGAGACCAGCTGCGg ATCACCGCATTATGCGTGCCCCGAAGTCATACGG GGGGAGAAGTATGATGGAAGGAGAGCAGATGTGTGGAGCTGCGGGGTCATTCTTTTTGCTCTGCTGGTG ggcgccctgcccttcgacCACGACAATTTACGCCAGCTCCTGGAAAAAGTGAAGAGCGGCGTCTTCCACATGCCGCACTTCATCCCACCGGACTGCCAGTCCCTGCTCAAGGGCATGATCGAGGTCAACCCCGAAAAGCGTCTCACG CTGGAGACCATTCAGAAACACGCCTGGTATCT gggtGGCCGCAACGAGCCTTGTCCAGAGCAGCCTCCACCTCGACGAGTGTGTGTAAGGCGAATCTTATCGCTGACTGAGCTGGACCCGGATGTGTTGGACAGCATGCATTCACTCGGCTGTTTCAGAGACCGCGTCAAGCTCACGCGAGATTTGCAATGTGAAGA agAAAACCAGGAAAAGATGATTTACTACCTGCTGTTGGACAGGAAAGAGCGTTACCCCAGCTACGAGGACGAGGACTTGCCTCAGCGCAATGACGCCG ATCCTCCTCGAAAGCGCGTGGACTCTCCCATGCTGACGCGCCACGGCCGCTGCCGTCCAGAGAGGAAGAGCCTGGAGGTGCTGAGCGTCACGGAACAGGGCTCGCCCACACCTCCTCGCCGGGCTCTGGACGCCGCCCACAGCCAGAG GTCTCGCTCAGTGAGCGGAGCTTCCACCGGTCTCTCCTCCAGCCCCCTCAGCAGTCCCAGG TCCTATCAAAGCCCCATTTTCACTTTCAGCCAATCAGACGTCACCTCCGCTGCCGCTACCCCCCAAACAAAGGAGCCCAAACAGGGGAGCGCCACCACACCTCGCCCGGCACGGGCACGCGACAAGCCCAAAGCTCCCCCCCATCTAAAGAACCAGACCCTGCCCAGCAAGGGACCCGCCGAACGGCTTCACCTCCAGCCCATCAAATCCCTGCCTCTGCACAACCCATCCTCCCGCTCGCCATCCCCCTCTCCGCTGCTCTCAcccgtttcccgtttcctcttcCCTTCGTCCTCTGTCCTAAAGTCGGTGACTAAGAGCTTGTACCCAAACTCTGCCCACTCTGTGCCGCAGGTCACTCCCCAGGGCTCTCCGTTACCCACGCCTTTGGGCACCCCTGTCCACCACCCTCACCACCCTTCCTCCACcccgccctcctcctcctcgtcctcatcctcctcgcgggcagagggagggggcggggtgggCTCCCTGTCGCTCACCCCGCCCTCTAGTCCCGGAGGGGGAAGCGGGATCGCGGCCAGCAGCTCCGCCCATTGGAGGACTCGCCTCAATTCTTTTAAGAACAACTTGTTGGGCTCGCCGCGGTTCCATCGTCGCAAACTACAAG TCCCGACATCAGAAGACATGTCCAGTTTAACACCGGAATCCAGCCCTGA GCTGGCAAAGAAGTCCTGGTTTGGGAACTTCATCGGCCTGGAGAAAGAGGAGCAGATCTTTGTGGTGATCCGAGACAAACCTCTAAGTTCGGTCAAAGCCGACATCGTCCACGCCTTCCTGTCT ATGCCGTCGCTCAGTCACAGCGTCATCTCCCAGACAAGCTTCAGGGCCGAATACAAGTCCTCCGGCGGCCCTTCCGTCTTCCAGAAGCCCGTCAAGTTCCAGGTGGATATTGCCTTCTCCGAGGGCGAGAGGGAGCGGGACAGGGAGAGGAGCGAGAGGGACGGAAGGAGGGAGACGGGAATCTACAGCGTGACGTTCACCCTCATATCAG GTCCGAGTCGCAGGTTCAGACGAGTGGTAGAAACGATTCAAGCCCAGCTTCTCAGCTCCCATGATCAACCCCTGGTGCAAGCCCTATCT GATCCCTTCCCAGATGAGAAGAACGGCCGACCCCACAGGACCCCCACCCGCCAAAATTCCAGGCGATCAGAGGGTGGGGGCGACAGATGCGAGTGGGGCGACCGAGCGGATGGCGCAGGCATCGGAGGCAGCGGCGGCGTTCTGCAGCGCAGAGGCTCGGCCAAGGAGAGAACCCGACTGCTGTCCACCAACGGAACCCAATCGCAACCGTAG
- the brsk1a gene encoding serine/threonine-protein kinase BRSK2 isoform X5 produces the protein MSKELSLSQSAQYVGPYRLEKTLGKGQTGLVKLGIHCITGQKVAIKIVNREKLSESVLMKVEREIAILKLIEHPHVLKLHDVYENNKYLYLVLEHVSGGELFDYLVKKGRLTPKEARKFFRQIISALDFCHSHSICHRDLKPENLLLDEKNNIRIADFGMASLQVGDSLLETSCGSPHYACPEVIRGEKYDGRRADVWSCGVILFALLVGALPFDHDNLRQLLEKVKSGVFHMPHFIPPDCQSLLKGMIEVNPEKRLTLETIQKHAWYLGGRNEPCPEQPPPRRVCVRRILSLTELDPDVLDSMHSLGCFRDRVKLTRDLQCEEENQEKMIYYLLLDRKERYPSYEDEDLPQRNDADPPRKRVDSPMLTRHGRCRPERKSLEVLSVTEQGSPTPPRRALDAAHSQRSRSVSGASTGLSSSPLSSPRVTPQGSPLPTPLGTPVHHPHHPSSTPPSSSSSSSSSRAEGGGGVGSLSLTPPSSPGGGSGIAASSSAHWRTRLNSFKNNLLGSPRFHRRKLQVPTSEDMSSLTPESSPELAKKSWFGNFIGLEKEEQIFVVIRDKPLSSVKADIVHAFLSMPSLSHSVISQTSFRAEYKSSGGPSVFQKPVKFQVDIAFSEGERERDRERSERDGRRETGIYSVTFTLISGPSRRFRRVVETIQAQLLSSHDQPLVQALSDPFPDEKNGRPHRTPTRQNSRRSEGGGDRCEWGDRADGAGIGGSGGVLQRRGSAKERTRLLSTNGTQSQP, from the exons ATGAGTAAGGAACTGTCTTTGAGTCAGTCCGCTCAATATGTCGGACCCTATCGGCTGGAAAAAACACTGGGCAAGGGACAGACGG GTCTGGTCAAGCTCGGCATCCACTGCATCACCGGTCAGAAGGTGGCCATCAAAATCGTCAACAGGGAGAAGCTGTCCGAGTCGGTTTTAATGAAG GTTGAGAGGGAGATCGCCATCCTGAAACTGATCGAGCATCCGCATGTGTTGAAACTGCACGATGTATACGAGAATAACAAGTACTT ATACCTGGTCCTGGAACACGTGTCAGGAGGAGAGCTCTTTGACTACCTGGTGAAGAAAGGCCGTCTGACTCCCAAAGAAGCCAGGAAGTTCTTCAGGCAGATCATTTCTGCTTTGGATTTCTGCCACAGTCACTCCATCTG CCATAGAGACCTAAAGCCTGAGAACCTGCTGCTGGATGAGAAGAACAACATCCGCATCGCTGACTTTGGTATGGCTTCACTCCAGGTTGGAGACAGTCTGTTGGAGACCAGCTGCGg ATCACCGCATTATGCGTGCCCCGAAGTCATACGG GGGGAGAAGTATGATGGAAGGAGAGCAGATGTGTGGAGCTGCGGGGTCATTCTTTTTGCTCTGCTGGTG ggcgccctgcccttcgacCACGACAATTTACGCCAGCTCCTGGAAAAAGTGAAGAGCGGCGTCTTCCACATGCCGCACTTCATCCCACCGGACTGCCAGTCCCTGCTCAAGGGCATGATCGAGGTCAACCCCGAAAAGCGTCTCACG CTGGAGACCATTCAGAAACACGCCTGGTATCT gggtGGCCGCAACGAGCCTTGTCCAGAGCAGCCTCCACCTCGACGAGTGTGTGTAAGGCGAATCTTATCGCTGACTGAGCTGGACCCGGATGTGTTGGACAGCATGCATTCACTCGGCTGTTTCAGAGACCGCGTCAAGCTCACGCGAGATTTGCAATGTGAAGA agAAAACCAGGAAAAGATGATTTACTACCTGCTGTTGGACAGGAAAGAGCGTTACCCCAGCTACGAGGACGAGGACTTGCCTCAGCGCAATGACGCCG ATCCTCCTCGAAAGCGCGTGGACTCTCCCATGCTGACGCGCCACGGCCGCTGCCGTCCAGAGAGGAAGAGCCTGGAGGTGCTGAGCGTCACGGAACAGGGCTCGCCCACACCTCCTCGCCGGGCTCTGGACGCCGCCCACAGCCAGAG GTCTCGCTCAGTGAGCGGAGCTTCCACCGGTCTCTCCTCCAGCCCCCTCAGCAGTCCCAGG GTCACTCCCCAGGGCTCTCCGTTACCCACGCCTTTGGGCACCCCTGTCCACCACCCTCACCACCCTTCCTCCACcccgccctcctcctcctcgtcctcatcctcctcgcgggcagagggagggggcggggtgggCTCCCTGTCGCTCACCCCGCCCTCTAGTCCCGGAGGGGGAAGCGGGATCGCGGCCAGCAGCTCCGCCCATTGGAGGACTCGCCTCAATTCTTTTAAGAACAACTTGTTGGGCTCGCCGCGGTTCCATCGTCGCAAACTACAAG TCCCGACATCAGAAGACATGTCCAGTTTAACACCGGAATCCAGCCCTGA GCTGGCAAAGAAGTCCTGGTTTGGGAACTTCATCGGCCTGGAGAAAGAGGAGCAGATCTTTGTGGTGATCCGAGACAAACCTCTAAGTTCGGTCAAAGCCGACATCGTCCACGCCTTCCTGTCT ATGCCGTCGCTCAGTCACAGCGTCATCTCCCAGACAAGCTTCAGGGCCGAATACAAGTCCTCCGGCGGCCCTTCCGTCTTCCAGAAGCCCGTCAAGTTCCAGGTGGATATTGCCTTCTCCGAGGGCGAGAGGGAGCGGGACAGGGAGAGGAGCGAGAGGGACGGAAGGAGGGAGACGGGAATCTACAGCGTGACGTTCACCCTCATATCAG GTCCGAGTCGCAGGTTCAGACGAGTGGTAGAAACGATTCAAGCCCAGCTTCTCAGCTCCCATGATCAACCCCTGGTGCAAGCCCTATCT GATCCCTTCCCAGATGAGAAGAACGGCCGACCCCACAGGACCCCCACCCGCCAAAATTCCAGGCGATCAGAGGGTGGGGGCGACAGATGCGAGTGGGGCGACCGAGCGGATGGCGCAGGCATCGGAGGCAGCGGCGGCGTTCTGCAGCGCAGAGGCTCGGCCAAGGAGAGAACCCGACTGCTGTCCACCAACGGAACCCAATCGCAACCGTAG
- the brsk1a gene encoding serine/threonine-protein kinase BRSK2 isoform X4, with the protein MSKELSLSQSAQYVGPYRLEKTLGKGQTGLVKLGIHCITGQKVAIKIVNREKLSESVLMKVEREIAILKLIEHPHVLKLHDVYENNKYLYLVLEHVSGGELFDYLVKKGRLTPKEARKFFRQIISALDFCHSHSICHRDLKPENLLLDEKNNIRIADFGMASLQVGDSLLETSCGSPHYACPEVIRGEKYDGRRADVWSCGVILFALLVGALPFDHDNLRQLLEKVKSGVFHMPHFIPPDCQSLLKGMIEVNPEKRLTLETIQKHAWYLGGRNEPCPEQPPPRRVCVRRILSLTELDPDVLDSMHSLGCFRDRVKLTRDLQCEEENQEKMIYYLLLDRKERYPSYEDEDLPQRNDADPPRKRVDSPMLTRHGRCRPERKSLEVLSVTEQGSPTPPRRALDAAHSQRSRSVSGASTGLSSSPLSSPRLLRVNLTRQVTPQGSPLPTPLGTPVHHPHHPSSTPPSSSSSSSSSRAEGGGGVGSLSLTPPSSPGGGSGIAASSSAHWRTRLNSFKNNLLGSPRFHRRKLQVPTSEDMSSLTPESSPELAKKSWFGNFIGLEKEEQIFVVIRDKPLSSVKADIVHAFLSMPSLSHSVISQTSFRAEYKSSGGPSVFQKPVKFQVDIAFSEGERERDRERSERDGRRETGIYSVTFTLISGPSRRFRRVVETIQAQLLSSHDQPLVQALSDPFPDEKNGRPHRTPTRQNSRRSEGGGDRCEWGDRADGAGIGGSGGVLQRRGSAKERTRLLSTNGTQSQP; encoded by the exons ATGAGTAAGGAACTGTCTTTGAGTCAGTCCGCTCAATATGTCGGACCCTATCGGCTGGAAAAAACACTGGGCAAGGGACAGACGG GTCTGGTCAAGCTCGGCATCCACTGCATCACCGGTCAGAAGGTGGCCATCAAAATCGTCAACAGGGAGAAGCTGTCCGAGTCGGTTTTAATGAAG GTTGAGAGGGAGATCGCCATCCTGAAACTGATCGAGCATCCGCATGTGTTGAAACTGCACGATGTATACGAGAATAACAAGTACTT ATACCTGGTCCTGGAACACGTGTCAGGAGGAGAGCTCTTTGACTACCTGGTGAAGAAAGGCCGTCTGACTCCCAAAGAAGCCAGGAAGTTCTTCAGGCAGATCATTTCTGCTTTGGATTTCTGCCACAGTCACTCCATCTG CCATAGAGACCTAAAGCCTGAGAACCTGCTGCTGGATGAGAAGAACAACATCCGCATCGCTGACTTTGGTATGGCTTCACTCCAGGTTGGAGACAGTCTGTTGGAGACCAGCTGCGg ATCACCGCATTATGCGTGCCCCGAAGTCATACGG GGGGAGAAGTATGATGGAAGGAGAGCAGATGTGTGGAGCTGCGGGGTCATTCTTTTTGCTCTGCTGGTG ggcgccctgcccttcgacCACGACAATTTACGCCAGCTCCTGGAAAAAGTGAAGAGCGGCGTCTTCCACATGCCGCACTTCATCCCACCGGACTGCCAGTCCCTGCTCAAGGGCATGATCGAGGTCAACCCCGAAAAGCGTCTCACG CTGGAGACCATTCAGAAACACGCCTGGTATCT gggtGGCCGCAACGAGCCTTGTCCAGAGCAGCCTCCACCTCGACGAGTGTGTGTAAGGCGAATCTTATCGCTGACTGAGCTGGACCCGGATGTGTTGGACAGCATGCATTCACTCGGCTGTTTCAGAGACCGCGTCAAGCTCACGCGAGATTTGCAATGTGAAGA agAAAACCAGGAAAAGATGATTTACTACCTGCTGTTGGACAGGAAAGAGCGTTACCCCAGCTACGAGGACGAGGACTTGCCTCAGCGCAATGACGCCG ATCCTCCTCGAAAGCGCGTGGACTCTCCCATGCTGACGCGCCACGGCCGCTGCCGTCCAGAGAGGAAGAGCCTGGAGGTGCTGAGCGTCACGGAACAGGGCTCGCCCACACCTCCTCGCCGGGCTCTGGACGCCGCCCACAGCCAGAG GTCTCGCTCAGTGAGCGGAGCTTCCACCGGTCTCTCCTCCAGCCCCCTCAGCAGTCCCAGG CTCCTCAGAGTAAACCTCACGCGGCAG GTCACTCCCCAGGGCTCTCCGTTACCCACGCCTTTGGGCACCCCTGTCCACCACCCTCACCACCCTTCCTCCACcccgccctcctcctcctcgtcctcatcctcctcgcgggcagagggagggggcggggtgggCTCCCTGTCGCTCACCCCGCCCTCTAGTCCCGGAGGGGGAAGCGGGATCGCGGCCAGCAGCTCCGCCCATTGGAGGACTCGCCTCAATTCTTTTAAGAACAACTTGTTGGGCTCGCCGCGGTTCCATCGTCGCAAACTACAAG TCCCGACATCAGAAGACATGTCCAGTTTAACACCGGAATCCAGCCCTGA GCTGGCAAAGAAGTCCTGGTTTGGGAACTTCATCGGCCTGGAGAAAGAGGAGCAGATCTTTGTGGTGATCCGAGACAAACCTCTAAGTTCGGTCAAAGCCGACATCGTCCACGCCTTCCTGTCT ATGCCGTCGCTCAGTCACAGCGTCATCTCCCAGACAAGCTTCAGGGCCGAATACAAGTCCTCCGGCGGCCCTTCCGTCTTCCAGAAGCCCGTCAAGTTCCAGGTGGATATTGCCTTCTCCGAGGGCGAGAGGGAGCGGGACAGGGAGAGGAGCGAGAGGGACGGAAGGAGGGAGACGGGAATCTACAGCGTGACGTTCACCCTCATATCAG GTCCGAGTCGCAGGTTCAGACGAGTGGTAGAAACGATTCAAGCCCAGCTTCTCAGCTCCCATGATCAACCCCTGGTGCAAGCCCTATCT GATCCCTTCCCAGATGAGAAGAACGGCCGACCCCACAGGACCCCCACCCGCCAAAATTCCAGGCGATCAGAGGGTGGGGGCGACAGATGCGAGTGGGGCGACCGAGCGGATGGCGCAGGCATCGGAGGCAGCGGCGGCGTTCTGCAGCGCAGAGGCTCGGCCAAGGAGAGAACCCGACTGCTGTCCACCAACGGAACCCAATCGCAACCGTAG
- the brsk1a gene encoding serine/threonine-protein kinase BRSK2 isoform X3: MSKELSLSQSAQYVGPYRLEKTLGKGQTGLVKLGIHCITGQKVAIKIVNREKLSESVLMKVEREIAILKLIEHPHVLKLHDVYENNKYLYLVLEHVSGGELFDYLVKKGRLTPKEARKFFRQIISALDFCHSHSICHRDLKPENLLLDEKNNIRIADFGMASLQVGDSLLETSCGSPHYACPEVIRGEKYDGRRADVWSCGVILFALLVGALPFDHDNLRQLLEKVKSGVFHMPHFIPPDCQSLLKGMIEVNPEKRLTLETIQKHAWYLGGRNEPCPEQPPPRRVCVRRILSLTELDPDVLDSMHSLGCFRDRVKLTRDLQCEEENQEKMIYYLLLDRKERYPSYEDEDLPQRNDADPPRKRVDSPMLTRHGRCRPERKSLEVLSVTEQGSPTPPRRALDAAHSQRSRSVSGASTGLSSSPLSSPRSYQSPIFTFSQSDVTSAAATPQTKEPKQGSATTPRPARARDKPKAPPHLKNQTLPSKGPAERLHLQPIKSLPLHNPSSRSPSPSPLLSPVSRFLFPSSSVLKSVTKSLYPNSAHSVPQVTPQGSPLPTPLGTPVHHPHHPSSTPPSSSSSSSSSRAEGGGGVGSLSLTPPSSPGGGSGIAASSSAHWRTRLNSFKNNLLGSPRFHRRKLQVPTSEDMSSLTPESSPELAKKSWFGNFIGLEKEEQIFVVIRDKPLSSVKADIVHAFLSSVGLSASSLSSRRADAVAQSQRHLPDKLQGRIQVLRRPFRLPEARQVPGGYCLLRGREGAGQGEEREGRKEGDGNLQRDVHPHIRSESQVQTSGRNDSSPASQLP; encoded by the exons ATGAGTAAGGAACTGTCTTTGAGTCAGTCCGCTCAATATGTCGGACCCTATCGGCTGGAAAAAACACTGGGCAAGGGACAGACGG GTCTGGTCAAGCTCGGCATCCACTGCATCACCGGTCAGAAGGTGGCCATCAAAATCGTCAACAGGGAGAAGCTGTCCGAGTCGGTTTTAATGAAG GTTGAGAGGGAGATCGCCATCCTGAAACTGATCGAGCATCCGCATGTGTTGAAACTGCACGATGTATACGAGAATAACAAGTACTT ATACCTGGTCCTGGAACACGTGTCAGGAGGAGAGCTCTTTGACTACCTGGTGAAGAAAGGCCGTCTGACTCCCAAAGAAGCCAGGAAGTTCTTCAGGCAGATCATTTCTGCTTTGGATTTCTGCCACAGTCACTCCATCTG CCATAGAGACCTAAAGCCTGAGAACCTGCTGCTGGATGAGAAGAACAACATCCGCATCGCTGACTTTGGTATGGCTTCACTCCAGGTTGGAGACAGTCTGTTGGAGACCAGCTGCGg ATCACCGCATTATGCGTGCCCCGAAGTCATACGG GGGGAGAAGTATGATGGAAGGAGAGCAGATGTGTGGAGCTGCGGGGTCATTCTTTTTGCTCTGCTGGTG ggcgccctgcccttcgacCACGACAATTTACGCCAGCTCCTGGAAAAAGTGAAGAGCGGCGTCTTCCACATGCCGCACTTCATCCCACCGGACTGCCAGTCCCTGCTCAAGGGCATGATCGAGGTCAACCCCGAAAAGCGTCTCACG CTGGAGACCATTCAGAAACACGCCTGGTATCT gggtGGCCGCAACGAGCCTTGTCCAGAGCAGCCTCCACCTCGACGAGTGTGTGTAAGGCGAATCTTATCGCTGACTGAGCTGGACCCGGATGTGTTGGACAGCATGCATTCACTCGGCTGTTTCAGAGACCGCGTCAAGCTCACGCGAGATTTGCAATGTGAAGA agAAAACCAGGAAAAGATGATTTACTACCTGCTGTTGGACAGGAAAGAGCGTTACCCCAGCTACGAGGACGAGGACTTGCCTCAGCGCAATGACGCCG ATCCTCCTCGAAAGCGCGTGGACTCTCCCATGCTGACGCGCCACGGCCGCTGCCGTCCAGAGAGGAAGAGCCTGGAGGTGCTGAGCGTCACGGAACAGGGCTCGCCCACACCTCCTCGCCGGGCTCTGGACGCCGCCCACAGCCAGAG GTCTCGCTCAGTGAGCGGAGCTTCCACCGGTCTCTCCTCCAGCCCCCTCAGCAGTCCCAGG TCCTATCAAAGCCCCATTTTCACTTTCAGCCAATCAGACGTCACCTCCGCTGCCGCTACCCCCCAAACAAAGGAGCCCAAACAGGGGAGCGCCACCACACCTCGCCCGGCACGGGCACGCGACAAGCCCAAAGCTCCCCCCCATCTAAAGAACCAGACCCTGCCCAGCAAGGGACCCGCCGAACGGCTTCACCTCCAGCCCATCAAATCCCTGCCTCTGCACAACCCATCCTCCCGCTCGCCATCCCCCTCTCCGCTGCTCTCAcccgtttcccgtttcctcttcCCTTCGTCCTCTGTCCTAAAGTCGGTGACTAAGAGCTTGTACCCAAACTCTGCCCACTCTGTGCCGCAGGTCACTCCCCAGGGCTCTCCGTTACCCACGCCTTTGGGCACCCCTGTCCACCACCCTCACCACCCTTCCTCCACcccgccctcctcctcctcgtcctcatcctcctcgcgggcagagggagggggcggggtgggCTCCCTGTCGCTCACCCCGCCCTCTAGTCCCGGAGGGGGAAGCGGGATCGCGGCCAGCAGCTCCGCCCATTGGAGGACTCGCCTCAATTCTTTTAAGAACAACTTGTTGGGCTCGCCGCGGTTCCATCGTCGCAAACTACAAG TCCCGACATCAGAAGACATGTCCAGTTTAACACCGGAATCCAGCCCTGA GCTGGCAAAGAAGTCCTGGTTTGGGAACTTCATCGGCCTGGAGAAAGAGGAGCAGATCTTTGTGGTGATCCGAGACAAACCTCTAAGTTCGGTCAAAGCCGACATCGTCCACGCCTTCCTGTCT TCTGTCGGTCTCTCTGCTTCTTCTCTGTCTTCCCGCCGCGCAGATGCCGTCGCTCAGTCACAGCGTCATCTCCCAGACAAGCTTCAGGGCCGAATACAAGTCCTCCGGCGGCCCTTCCGTCTTCCAGAAGCCCGTCAAGTTCCAGGTGGATATTGCCTTCTCCGAGGGCGAGAGGGAGCGGGACAGGGAGAGGAGCGAGAGGGACGGAAGGAGGGAGACGGGAATCTACAGCGTGACGTTCACCCTCATATCAG GTCCGAGTCGCAGGTTCAGACGAGTGGTAGAAACGATTCAAGCCCAGCTTCTCAGCTCCCATGA